In Kamptonema formosum PCC 6407, the genomic stretch AATTGGTTTATGTGCTTCTGACCCTTTATGTGCGGAACATAGCCCCTTACAAAATACAACTTCTTTGCATTGGGCGGCTTGTCATGCTTGTTTGTTTAGTCCTGAAACATCCTGCGAACGGGGAAATAAATATCTCGATCGCACTTTGTTAATTCCTACTATGAATGCTGATTTATCTGAATTAGCTTTTTTTGAGTAATTCTATATCTAAAGTTGAGTGACAAGCTGCTAATACAAGCTATTCTCTACGCAGCTAACGCTGCCCCCGTTTAGCAGCTATTTTAACGCACAAAGATGCAGACCAAATCTCGCAGCGATACAGCTAAAAGACGAAACAAAGAAAACGGTTCCTCCAAAATAAACCCCAAGGCAAGTGTTACCTTAGAACGAACCAAACCTTTAGTCAAAGATGAGCCTAAACTTGAACAAGAATCCGAACACCAATCCCCCAATAGCGATTCTCCCCAGCTTTTATCACCAGAAATTAAGCTAATCTGCACCCAAGACAACTTAGCCAACCATCTCGAACTTGTTAGCAAAGCTGTCCCAGCAAAACCCACCCATCCAGTATTAGGAAATGTCCTCTTAGTCGCTTGCAAAAAAACACAGCGAGTCCAACTCACCGTCTTCGACATGAGATTGGCTATTCAAACCTCTTTTGAGGCCAACGTTCAATCTCCCGGCGACATGACTATTCCAGTCGGACTTCTCAGCGATATTGTCGGGAAATTCTCGCCCGGAGATATCACTTTAGTTAGCCGTGAAGCCTTGAAGCAGGAAGGTGAAGATAGCCAGAATAGCACCACCTTACCAGAGGCTGTTAATAACAGTCCAGTTGCTACCCTAATAGCTGCTTGCGGTCGCTATCAAGTTCGAGGAATTTCGAGTGAAGAATTCCCTGCCATTCCTGAAGTAAAAACAGCACAAACAATTCGCATTCCCCCTGAAACATTGAAAGAAGGGCTGAAAGGGTCACTGTTTGCCACCGCTACCGATGAAACCAAGTACATCCTGACAGGTGTTTACCTCAAAATCTGCCAAGATAGCCTCGAATTTGCTGCCACAGATGGCCACCGTTTGGTTGTCCTCTATACTTCAATTCAAGGTTTTTCTAAAAAGAAACAAGCCGAAATAGCACAGCCTTTAGAACTGACAGTACCAGCTAAATCGCTTACAGAACTGGAGCGAATTTTATCGAGTAGAACATCCCCTGACCCAGTAGAGCTTTCTTACAGCAATGAAAGCGCTCTCGTAGAGTTCCGATGGGGAACGCAGCGCTTAGTGACGCGCTGTTTAGAAGGCAAATACCCCGCTTATCAGGAGTTATTGCAGCAGGATTTCAAATATCAGGTGACGCTGGAAAAAGCACCTTTCATCAAAGCACTAGAGAGAATTGCTGTGCTGGCAGACAAGAAAGAAAAAACTCTTAGCATTCGTATTAATAGCGAAGCACAGCAAGTGTCACTATCGCTGTTCAGAGAATTTGGAAACGGCTTGGAACAGATGGCAGCGCACGTCAATTCAGACGACAATTTTTCAATTTCCTTCAACATTAAATATCTCTTAGAAGGTGCAAAAGCGATTTCTAGCTCTCAAGTTCAAATGCACCTCACTCAGCACGACGGCCCCGCCATTTTAGTTCCTTTTGGCAACCGCGACAAGCCCAACATCCTTATGGATACGAAATACTTGCTAATGCCAATTTTCAAAGAATGAAGGGGAAGGGGAAGGGGAAGGGGAAGGAGAATAAAAAATTCAGTTATTGTTAGCTTTTATTGAAGAAATAATCGTTAGCTTTTATTGAAGAAATAAAAGTAAAAGTTTCTCCTTTCTTTACCTTCCCCCTCCCCTTCCCCTTCCCCCTCTTTTCAGTCTAAATTACACCTAACTATTCAATCATGTACGCAGCATTACCTCAAAAATACCGCCCTCATACCTTGTCTGAACTGGCCGGACAGGAGTACATTCAAAGAACGCTTTCTAATGCGGTCAAAACTAATAAAATTGCTCCAGCTTACTTGTTTGCTGGCGAACGAGGAACGGGCAAAACTTCAACGGCTCGCATTTTAGCTAAATCTCTCAACTGCACGAATACAGACAAACCTACTGTAAAACCATGTGGTAATTGCCAGTCCTGTCGCTCAATTGAAAAAGGCAACAGCTTAGACGTTTCTGAAATTGACGCGGCTTCCCATAACGGTGTTGATGACGCTCGCGGCCTGATTGAGCGATCGCACTTTGCACCAGCTATCAGCCGCTACAGAGTGTTTATTTTAGATGAATGTCACTGCCTAAGTTCCCAGGCTTTCAACGCTCTTCTAAAATGTTTGGAAGAACCGCCGCATCATGTAGTGTTCATTTTGTGTACGACAGAGCAACACAAAGTGCTACCAACAATTAACAGTCGATGCCAAACGTTTCTATTTCGATCGCTGCCAATTTTATCTATTGTCCAGCAGTTAACAACGATCGCCCAGAAAGAGTCAATTGCAATTACCGAAGCAGCTAAAATTGCGATCGCCCGCGCCGCGAATGGTGGAATGAGGGATGCTTTACAGTTACTCGACCAGTTAAGCTTATTAGGAGAGGAAATTACTAGCGATCGCGTATTGGAACTGTCGGGGCGGATACCGGAGTCCGATTTAGTCGCAATTTTACAATCGGCCGGCACTGGCGACGCGCTGAAGCTGCTACAACTGTCCCGCGAACTTATTGACAGCGGGAAGAATCCTAAAATGCTGTTGGGGTCGCTACTCGCCTGCTACCGAGATTTGTTGCTGGTGAAGAGTGTCCCAGACTGTTCGCTGATGCTAGTTAGCGGCATTTCGCACTCGGCGCTGCTGGAAATTGCTGATGCTTGGGACTATAACGCGATCGCGAATGGCCTCGAACAGTTGCGGACTTCTGAATGGCAACTCAGCAAAAGCGCTCACCCTACGCTGTGGTTGGAACTCTGCTTGCTGGGATTGGCGAAGATCCCACAATTAAAATCCTACGCTACAGATAGTGCGATCGCTAACCCTTGTCAATCTGAACGTACTTCCAAATTGCGATCGCCTCGTTCCAAAGAGCAAACCATTTGGGAAAAGGTACTCTTAGCCACTTCTGAGAACAACCGCGCTTTACTGTCTGCTGCTTCCCTGGTAGCACTGACGGAAAAGAAAGCGGTGCTGGCAGTTCCCACCCCATACCTTGACAAGTTTAACCGGAATGCGGCTAAGGTGCAGAAAATATTTCTGGCTGCAACGGGTATCCACTATCAAGTGTCGTTTGAGGAGAAAACTTCATGATTAGCTTGCTAATAGGGGATGACCTCCACGCGATTCACAAAAAGCTTTCTGCCTTTAAAAAGAACCTCGACCCTGCCTGGATTGGCTTCAATTATCACCGCTTTGATGCTTCGGCATTGAATGAAGCGGTTGACTGTGCCCTGACTCCCGCCTTGGGAACGGAAAAAGCAAAGTTAGTAGTGGTAGAAGGGTGTAATTTCAAACAGTTTACTGAAGAGGCGCTGGAGGTTCTCAATTTGCTCCCGCAGGTGCCGGAAAAGACGCACCTGGTTTTTGTAGCGCCTTCCATTGACAAACGCCTGAAGGTAGCAAAATCCCTGCTTTCTCAAGCTAAATTGTTCGAGTTCGACCTTATCCCTCCTTGGCGAACGGATCTCATTGCCCATTCTATCCGAAATCAAGCGTTGGCAATAGGGCTGTCGCTGAACTCAAATCTCATTGATTACTTGGCGGTTGCGATCGGCAGTAATCCGGCTCGCGCCGAATCAGAATTGCACAAGCTGGCTACTTATAGCAACGGCGCACACCTCACTTTAAAGCAAGTGCAAGCGCTGATTCCTTCAACTACTCAAAATAGTCTCCAGCTTGCCGAAGCGATGAAGGAAAATAGCTCTAAAAAAGCAGTTTACTTACTGCAAGAACTTTTGGCAATAGGAACTTTTCCACTGGCGATTTGTGCAACGCTGATTACTCAATTTAGAACTTGGTTATGGGTGAAAGCAGCGATAGTTGGAGGAGTTAAGCAAGATGCTGAAATAGCCCGGATTTGTCAAATTAGCAACCCAAAGCGGGTCTATTTTCTGAGAAAAGAAGTCGCTGGTGCTTCCGTAACATCTCTTGCGGCTGCGATGTCGCTGCTGCTTGATTTAGAGGCTTCCCTGAAGCTTGGGCGCAAAGGGGATTTTATGTTGCCTGTAATTTTGGCGATCGCCCAACTGTTTTCTTCTAAGAAAGTAAAGCTAACAAAGTAGGAGCGATCTCATTTCCCTCGTTTAACGAATGCAAGAAGTTAAACGGGGGAAATTTTTATCCAAAGACATTCAGTAGACCGAAAAGTTTTGCGCTCGCGCCTAAAGGTTAATAAAATGTAGCTGATGATACAGAATTTCCTGACCTACAGAAAGCTAGTTAACCGTCAAAGGCTGATTAGTAAATCTTATCTTTTAAAGGTGTTAACCGATCTTTTGTCAAACCAGAGGCAGGTAGACTGAGTGCCCAAAATCATTAATTCTGAGTTTAAGGTTGTTCGCAGCCGCTCAAGCGAACCGTTGGGCATCAGCTACCGAATGCTGTTACTTGGGAGGAGACAATGGCGACACGGCACGATGAGGAGTTCGGGTTGATGACGGCACAAGGCGGCAGCTGGGTGCTAGAGCATCGAGTCATGTTGGACGGGCAGCTCGTTGCCATTGAGGTTGAGCTAGACGAGGACAAGCTCGAGCCGCAGCAGCGCCAGGCGATCCGCCATGTGCTCGCGTTAGGCACGGATGCGTTGGAGAACGCCGCGCCAGCGGTGGTGCAGAATTACGAGGTGTACCGCGAGGCGATTGACGATGACGAGCAGATGCCGCCGTTGGACAGACCAGTGGATGTGTGGCGGCAGGTGCAGATTGACCACAT encodes the following:
- the dnaN gene encoding DNA polymerase III subunit beta, which encodes MQTKSRSDTAKRRNKENGSSKINPKASVTLERTKPLVKDEPKLEQESEHQSPNSDSPQLLSPEIKLICTQDNLANHLELVSKAVPAKPTHPVLGNVLLVACKKTQRVQLTVFDMRLAIQTSFEANVQSPGDMTIPVGLLSDIVGKFSPGDITLVSREALKQEGEDSQNSTTLPEAVNNSPVATLIAACGRYQVRGISSEEFPAIPEVKTAQTIRIPPETLKEGLKGSLFATATDETKYILTGVYLKICQDSLEFAATDGHRLVVLYTSIQGFSKKKQAEIAQPLELTVPAKSLTELERILSSRTSPDPVELSYSNESALVEFRWGTQRLVTRCLEGKYPAYQELLQQDFKYQVTLEKAPFIKALERIAVLADKKEKTLSIRINSEAQQVSLSLFREFGNGLEQMAAHVNSDDNFSISFNIKYLLEGAKAISSSQVQMHLTQHDGPAILVPFGNRDKPNILMDTKYLLMPIFKE
- the dnaX gene encoding DNA polymerase III subunit gamma/tau, which gives rise to MYAALPQKYRPHTLSELAGQEYIQRTLSNAVKTNKIAPAYLFAGERGTGKTSTARILAKSLNCTNTDKPTVKPCGNCQSCRSIEKGNSLDVSEIDAASHNGVDDARGLIERSHFAPAISRYRVFILDECHCLSSQAFNALLKCLEEPPHHVVFILCTTEQHKVLPTINSRCQTFLFRSLPILSIVQQLTTIAQKESIAITEAAKIAIARAANGGMRDALQLLDQLSLLGEEITSDRVLELSGRIPESDLVAILQSAGTGDALKLLQLSRELIDSGKNPKMLLGSLLACYRDLLLVKSVPDCSLMLVSGISHSALLEIADAWDYNAIANGLEQLRTSEWQLSKSAHPTLWLELCLLGLAKIPQLKSYATDSAIANPCQSERTSKLRSPRSKEQTIWEKVLLATSENNRALLSAASLVALTEKKAVLAVPTPYLDKFNRNAAKVQKIFLAATGIHYQVSFEEKTS
- the holA gene encoding DNA polymerase III subunit delta, which translates into the protein MISLLIGDDLHAIHKKLSAFKKNLDPAWIGFNYHRFDASALNEAVDCALTPALGTEKAKLVVVEGCNFKQFTEEALEVLNLLPQVPEKTHLVFVAPSIDKRLKVAKSLLSQAKLFEFDLIPPWRTDLIAHSIRNQALAIGLSLNSNLIDYLAVAIGSNPARAESELHKLATYSNGAHLTLKQVQALIPSTTQNSLQLAEAMKENSSKKAVYLLQELLAIGTFPLAICATLITQFRTWLWVKAAIVGGVKQDAEIARICQISNPKRVYFLRKEVAGASVTSLAAAMSLLLDLEASLKLGRKGDFMLPVILAIAQLFSSKKVKLTK
- a CDS encoding DUF6985 domain-containing protein — translated: MATRHDEEFGLMTAQGGSWVLEHRVMLDGQLVAIEVELDEDKLEPQQRQAIRHVLALGTDALENAAPAVVQNYEVYREAIDDDEQMPPLDRPVDVWRQVQIDHIWVPRHYQAHHAYFLIYAECDWDCEHGLEIRFRDGVAIEADRVGGSGGAQDDTPEHLEMLQQLIAAASSERAP